The following are from one region of the Polycladomyces subterraneus genome:
- the hslO gene encoding Hsp33 family molecular chaperone HslO yields the protein MSDYAIRVTAANGQLRGFAALTTGLVGELQRRHHTWPVASAALGRTVTVGAMMGLMLKSEQDRLTIQIKGDGPLGQIVVEADAQGHVRGYVDNPVVDLPPNAAGKLDVAGAVGKGMLYVIKDLGLKEPYRGASPIVSGELGDDFTYYFTSSEQIPSAVGVGVLVDRDASILASGGFIVQVMPGADDAVISAVEQQLSKVTSVTDLIQQGASPEDLLQAVLGETDMQVHQRQPLSFACRCSRERIANVLRSLGKEDLQKLLEEQGQAEVHCHFCNERYVFDRDELTTMIQSL from the coding sequence ATGAGCGATTATGCCATTCGAGTCACAGCGGCCAATGGCCAATTGCGCGGATTTGCCGCATTGACCACCGGATTGGTGGGAGAATTGCAGAGACGGCATCATACCTGGCCGGTGGCAAGTGCCGCTTTGGGCCGTACGGTCACGGTTGGGGCTATGATGGGACTGATGCTGAAAAGCGAACAGGACCGGTTGACGATCCAGATCAAAGGGGATGGCCCGTTGGGGCAGATCGTCGTGGAAGCCGATGCTCAAGGACATGTCCGGGGGTATGTGGATAATCCCGTCGTTGATTTGCCGCCCAATGCCGCCGGGAAGCTGGATGTGGCGGGTGCAGTTGGGAAAGGAATGCTTTACGTGATCAAGGATCTGGGGCTCAAGGAGCCGTATCGGGGGGCATCTCCGATCGTCTCCGGTGAGCTGGGCGACGACTTCACCTATTATTTCACCAGTTCGGAGCAGATCCCATCCGCGGTCGGCGTGGGCGTGCTGGTAGACCGAGATGCTTCCATTCTCGCCTCCGGCGGTTTTATCGTCCAAGTCATGCCCGGTGCCGACGATGCGGTTATCTCCGCTGTTGAACAACAGCTTTCCAAAGTTACATCGGTCACCGACCTGATCCAACAGGGAGCCAGTCCCGAGGATTTGCTTCAAGCCGTGCTGGGTGAAACTGATATGCAGGTCCACCAACGTCAGCCGCTCTCGTTTGCCTGCCGTTGCTCCCGTGAGCGGATTGCCAATGTGCTGCGCAGTTTGGGCAAGGAGGATCTGCAAAAATTATTGGAGGAACAGGGACAAGCGGAAGTACACTGTCATTTTTGCAATGAACGGTACGTGTTTGATCGTGATGAATTGACCACGATGATCCAAAGTTTGTGA
- a CDS encoding aminotransferase class IV, whose translation MNCVWLNGKLVPENKAVVSVMDHGFLYGVGVFETLRVYAGHPFLLKDHVDRLSRGLQLLRIRPLLSSHEWAEAIRQLLDANGLRDAYVRISVTGGAVGPGLSARQYDEPTTVIFARPLPKWPEQMYTEGKTVEVLDISRQVPGGTASLKSHNYLNSVLARLEMGGRFPAHEGLQLSPEGWIAEGIVTNLFFVRDGTICTPSTDLGILPGVTRQFVLALARQLDLPLEEGRYPLSVLKEADEIFLTNSLQEIVPVRAIPGWFDKGAGPVAAGLLDAYRQWTGRLWSVRELEVASDPYL comes from the coding sequence ATGAACTGCGTTTGGTTGAACGGGAAACTGGTGCCGGAAAACAAAGCCGTTGTTTCTGTGATGGATCACGGCTTTTTATACGGGGTGGGCGTCTTTGAAACCCTCCGGGTGTATGCGGGTCATCCGTTTCTGTTGAAGGATCATGTGGATCGTTTGTCCAGAGGGTTGCAATTGTTGCGCATTCGTCCGCTGCTTTCTTCGCATGAGTGGGCGGAGGCGATCCGACAACTGTTGGATGCCAACGGATTGCGTGACGCGTATGTTCGGATCAGCGTTACCGGAGGTGCGGTCGGGCCGGGATTGTCCGCCCGGCAATACGATGAGCCGACGACGGTGATCTTTGCCCGTCCGTTGCCGAAATGGCCCGAACAGATGTATACGGAAGGCAAAACGGTGGAAGTGTTGGACATCTCCCGTCAAGTGCCGGGTGGGACGGCATCACTCAAATCGCATAACTATCTCAATTCCGTGTTGGCCCGCCTGGAGATGGGGGGGCGGTTTCCCGCGCATGAGGGATTGCAACTCAGTCCCGAAGGTTGGATTGCCGAAGGAATCGTCACCAACCTGTTTTTTGTGCGGGATGGCACGATTTGCACTCCGTCGACGGATCTCGGGATTTTACCCGGCGTAACAAGACAATTCGTACTGGCACTCGCCCGGCAGTTGGATTTACCGTTGGAAGAAGGCCGGTATCCCTTATCGGTATTGAAAGAAGCAGATGAGATATTTCTCACCAACTCCTTGCAGGAAATCGTACCGGTCCGAGCGATACCGGGTTGGTTCGACAAAGGTGCCGGACCAGTAGCCGCCGGATTGTTGGATGCCTACCGGCAATGGACCGGTCGGTTGTGGAGCGTCCGTGAGTTGGAAGTGGCATCGGACCCGTATTTGTGA
- the folP gene encoding dihydropteroate synthase has product MGILNVTPDSFSDGGRYIDLDRAVAHARQMVADGADIIDIGGESTRPGHKPVPVEEELKRVIPVIERVSREVNVPISIDTYKAETARQALKAGAHIVNDVWGFKRDPDMARVVAEFSVPAILMHNREQATYDSLLDDIVADLQESIQIGRAQGVREEQIILDPGIGFAKTYEENLMVMRHLETITSLGYPVLLGTSRKSMIGKTLDLPVNERVEGTAATVALGIAKGCSIIRVHDVQPMVRVARMMDVMLYGPDALRG; this is encoded by the coding sequence ATGGGCATCCTCAACGTCACGCCGGATTCGTTTTCTGACGGCGGACGATATATCGACCTGGATCGCGCCGTTGCACACGCGCGGCAAATGGTGGCCGACGGAGCGGACATCATCGACATTGGCGGAGAATCGACCCGCCCCGGTCACAAACCGGTCCCTGTTGAGGAAGAATTGAAGCGCGTGATCCCGGTGATCGAGCGGGTGTCCCGAGAAGTAAATGTACCGATTTCCATCGACACGTATAAAGCGGAGACTGCTCGGCAAGCACTGAAAGCAGGTGCCCACATTGTCAACGATGTGTGGGGGTTCAAACGGGACCCTGACATGGCACGGGTGGTGGCTGAATTCAGCGTGCCGGCGATCCTCATGCACAACCGCGAACAAGCGACGTACGATTCGCTTCTGGACGACATTGTCGCCGATTTGCAGGAGAGTATCCAGATCGGACGTGCCCAGGGAGTTCGGGAGGAGCAGATCATTTTGGATCCCGGCATAGGGTTTGCCAAAACCTATGAGGAAAACCTCATGGTTATGCGGCATCTGGAAACGATCACGTCATTGGGATACCCCGTTTTGCTCGGCACGTCGCGCAAATCCATGATCGGGAAAACGCTGGATCTGCCGGTGAACGAGCGGGTGGAAGGCACGGCGGCGACCGTGGCGCTGGGCATTGCCAAAGGATGCAGCATCATTCGCGTCCACGACGTTCAGCCGATGGTCCGCGTCGCCCGGATGATGGACGTGATGTTGTATGGGCCCGACGCGCTGAGGGGGTGA
- the folB gene encoding dihydroneopterin aldolase: MDKIFFRRMQFYGYHGVYSEENKLGQRFYVDLELMLDLSAPAETDDLNRTVDYAKVYETVRELVEGRTYRLIETLAESIAQALLAAFPIEEVWVRVTKPDPPIPGHYDAVGVEIRRKRR; the protein is encoded by the coding sequence GTGGACAAGATCTTTTTCCGCCGGATGCAATTTTACGGCTATCATGGTGTGTATTCCGAAGAAAACAAACTGGGTCAACGCTTTTACGTTGATCTGGAGTTGATGCTGGACTTGTCCGCACCGGCGGAGACGGATGATCTAAACCGGACGGTGGATTATGCGAAAGTGTATGAAACGGTCCGGGAGCTGGTGGAGGGGCGCACGTACCGCTTGATTGAGACATTGGCCGAATCGATCGCACAAGCGTTGCTCGCCGCCTTCCCGATCGAAGAAGTGTGGGTGCGTGTCACCAAGCCTGATCCCCCAATTCCGGGACATTATGATGCGGTGGGTGTGGAAATCCGCCGGAAACGCCGATGA
- the cysK gene encoding cysteine synthase A, producing the protein MRVGNNILELIGQTPVVKLNRIVGKTDADVYLKLEFFNPGGSVKDRIALSMIEDAEKRGILKPGDTILEPTSGNTGIGLAMVAAAKGYRALLVMPDTMSLERRNLLRAFGAELVLTPGAQGMKGAIAKAEEIAKEHPEYFVPQQFKNPANVKIHMETTAQELLEQMDGHFDAFVAGIGTGGTITGVGKVIKEKIPGVHIAAVEPAASPVLSGGKPGPHKIQGIGAGFVPDILDTEIYDEVITVENEEAFEWARRMAREEGILGGISSGAAVAAAIKVARRLGQGKKVVAVVPSNGERYLTTPLFQFEE; encoded by the coding sequence ATGCGAGTTGGCAACAATATTTTGGAACTCATCGGTCAAACTCCGGTTGTGAAATTGAATCGGATTGTCGGGAAAACGGACGCGGACGTGTATCTGAAGCTCGAATTCTTCAACCCGGGCGGCAGTGTGAAAGACCGGATAGCCCTTTCCATGATTGAAGACGCGGAAAAGCGGGGTATTTTGAAACCTGGTGACACGATTCTGGAGCCGACCAGCGGCAACACCGGGATCGGTCTGGCGATGGTGGCGGCGGCCAAAGGATACCGCGCACTGTTGGTCATGCCGGATACGATGAGCTTGGAGCGGCGCAACTTGTTGCGTGCGTTTGGTGCAGAACTGGTACTCACGCCGGGTGCGCAAGGCATGAAAGGAGCGATCGCCAAAGCGGAAGAGATCGCCAAAGAACATCCGGAATATTTTGTTCCGCAACAATTCAAAAACCCGGCCAACGTCAAAATCCACATGGAAACGACGGCACAGGAGTTGTTGGAGCAAATGGACGGCCACTTCGATGCATTCGTGGCCGGGATCGGTACGGGCGGTACGATCACGGGTGTTGGTAAGGTGATCAAGGAGAAAATCCCCGGTGTTCACATCGCTGCTGTTGAACCGGCGGCATCTCCGGTGCTTTCCGGTGGTAAACCGGGACCGCACAAAATTCAGGGAATCGGTGCCGGTTTCGTTCCGGATATTCTGGATACGGAGATTTATGATGAAGTGATCACCGTGGAAAATGAAGAAGCATTCGAGTGGGCTCGTCGGATGGCACGGGAAGAGGGTATCCTGGGAGGAATCTCTTCCGGTGCGGCCGTTGCGGCAGCGATCAAAGTGGCCCGTCGTTTGGGTCAAGGCAAAAAAGTGGTGGCCGTCGTGCCGAGCAACGGCGAACGTTATCTGACCACCCCGCTGTTCCAATTTGAAGAGTAA
- a CDS encoding anthranilate synthase component II, with the protein MIWLIDNYDSFTYNLVQYLLSSGKALEVYRNDEITLSDIETAQPSALILSPGPGTPDSAGICLDVVRRFAGRIPILGVCLGHQTIAQAFGGRVVHARRLMHGKTSPVYHDGQTLFRGLPSPFPAMRYHSLVVERDSLPPQFGISAWTAEGEVMAIRHRQYPVEGVQFHPESILTEHGLSLLLQFLDTYLQRPAPQKRGIRL; encoded by the coding sequence ATGATTTGGTTGATCGACAATTACGACTCGTTTACCTATAATTTGGTGCAATATCTGCTTTCATCGGGCAAGGCGCTGGAAGTGTACCGCAATGATGAGATTACTCTTTCGGACATCGAAACAGCGCAACCGTCCGCGTTGATCCTCTCTCCGGGACCGGGAACACCCGATTCGGCGGGTATTTGCCTGGATGTGGTCCGACGGTTTGCCGGCCGCATCCCGATTTTGGGCGTCTGCCTGGGGCATCAGACCATCGCCCAAGCTTTTGGCGGTCGTGTGGTACATGCCCGTCGGTTGATGCACGGCAAGACATCACCCGTTTACCACGACGGTCAAACCCTGTTTCGCGGGTTGCCTTCGCCGTTTCCAGCCATGCGCTATCATTCGCTGGTGGTGGAACGGGATAGTTTGCCGCCACAATTTGGGATCAGCGCGTGGACGGCGGAGGGAGAAGTGATGGCCATCCGCCATCGGCAGTACCCTGTCGAAGGTGTGCAGTTTCATCCAGAATCAATCTTGACGGAACATGGTTTATCCCTGCTGTTGCAGTTTCTGGATACGTATCTCCAGCGACCGGCGCCGCAGAAACGGGGGATACGGCTATGA
- a CDS encoding type III pantothenate kinase, producing MLMVMDVGNTNIVAGLYQGKELVHHWRIHTDRNSTEDEYGMLLKNLFEHAGLRFEQVDGAIISSVVPPITHVLRNLVKKYLGLTPLVVGPGVKTGLNILYENPREVGADRIANAVAAIEQYGAPVIIVDFGTATTFCFVNEQGHYVGGAITPGVTVSSEALYQRTAKLTRVEIVKPESVVGRNTVQAIQSGIFYGYVGVVDGIVTRMKQLLHKRPTVVATGGLAELICGDAETIDVVDPFLTLEGLRLIYERNRNR from the coding sequence ACCAGGGCAAGGAATTGGTGCATCATTGGCGGATTCATACGGATCGAAATTCCACTGAAGACGAATACGGCATGCTCCTCAAAAATTTGTTTGAGCACGCCGGTTTGCGTTTTGAACAAGTGGACGGTGCGATCATCTCTTCTGTCGTCCCGCCGATCACCCATGTGTTACGCAACTTGGTCAAAAAATATTTGGGACTGACCCCGCTGGTCGTTGGTCCTGGTGTTAAAACGGGACTTAACATCCTGTACGAAAACCCGCGGGAAGTTGGGGCCGACCGAATCGCCAATGCGGTAGCGGCCATCGAGCAATACGGTGCTCCCGTGATTATCGTCGATTTTGGCACGGCAACCACCTTCTGCTTTGTCAACGAACAAGGGCATTATGTAGGTGGGGCGATCACACCGGGTGTTACGGTTTCCAGTGAGGCATTGTACCAACGGACGGCCAAACTGACACGGGTGGAAATCGTCAAGCCGGAAAGCGTGGTGGGGCGCAATACGGTGCAGGCGATTCAGTCGGGGATTTTTTATGGCTATGTCGGTGTGGTGGATGGAATCGTCACCCGTATGAAACAACTGCTCCACAAGCGGCCCACTGTTGTGGCCACCGGAGGCTTGGCGGAACTGATCTGCGGCGATGCGGAGACGATCGATGTGGTCGATCCGTTCCTCACTCTGGAAGGATTGCGGTTGATCTACGAACGCAACCGAAACAGGTGA